In Salmo trutta chromosome 24, fSalTru1.1, whole genome shotgun sequence, the DNA window GCCACTCTAGCTGGCTGGCACATTTCAAAGCAGCAGTCAAAGTGTCTGGTACTTTGGGGTAGAATAATGCAATTTTCCTCCTCATCTGTTCTTACAGTATATCATATTTCTATCATTTTATAAGTTATAGGATTCTGCAATCATATGTTAAGTCTATATGGCTGCATAATGCATTTCAAAAGAGGGGATTCTGTCTACACATCgccaaaaatatatacatttggaTTCAAAACTCAACCTATACTCATCAAATAAACTCATGAAAATAGTAGctatatttatttttacaaaagTGAAGAAAATGCAAATGTATGTGCATAACGTTCTGCAGAGCTCCGTAGTCAGGGAGTGTGTATGGCAGACAGTACTGTAAGTGATGACCTTACTTGACCCTGTGCTTCAGACACGCCATCCCAGAGAGTGCAGTTCCTCCTGGGCACAGAGGATGACGACGAGGAGCACATCCCCCATGACCTCTTCACTGAGCTGGACGAGATCTGCCTGAAAGACGGAGAGGAAGCAGAGTGGAGGGAAACCGCCAGGTAGGGAGTCACATGGCCTACCCCTGTCCCATCAGCCGATCACGGACAAGTCCATGTTATTACTGAACGCTTTTAGTCAACTCCAACGTAATCCATAGGTTGTTTTTTTACCTGTTGCTTTTTAATCATGCTAAGTGATGAAATTGTTATATATAGTATGATTTATGATCTATAACTTATTCCTTATAACAATATATTAATGTCCGAAACATTAAACAACTGTTACCTGAAAGAGTTAACGTTACATAAAGAGAGATTGTTGTGTAACCTTGGAGATGGGCTATATAAAGCTCTAATTATAAAGACGGCTGCATGAGCAATGCATGGGAGCCCAGCTCTAAAGGAAATGCTTGTTTACTTGTAGTACACAAGCATACTGTCTGGACTGGAGAAATATCCTGTTGTGCAGTACTATCTGTGCTACAGTGCATCTAGACACAAATGTTACGTCACATATTGACTGACAGAGCTTTACTTGCCATAGCTTGTCAGTcagtcggtcggtcggtcggttgGTCGGTCACTCAGTTAGTCCCTGCCACGGTGTACGGTGTTCAGTTGTCCTGTGAATAAAAAAATGGTTTATGCAGACACAGAGTGACACTTATTCTGTATTGTCTTGGGAAAGTCACCTGTTGAAGTGTCCTATggtaaaaaaaatgcttttttgGATGACCAAGTCCCTCAGTCGGGCACCTGATTCCCTTTTTTGTTCAAGCTGGGCTGAAATGCATTTTGGTAGGCTTTTGGGTAATGTCTGATGTGTCCTTGGTGTCCCCATCAGTGTAAGCTGAGCTCTATCAGCACATGGCTTCCAGATGGCTGGACAGCTGGCTGTCATCTATCCCCTGGTCCCTTGGCTCAGTGATACTGgtctgcactcttagaaaaaaggattccaaaagggttcttcagctgtcaccataggagaatccattttggttccaggtagaacccttttgggttccatttagaaccctctttcgaaaaggttctacctggaaccaaaaagggttcttcaaagggttctcctatggggacagccgaagaacccttttacaAAGGATCTCAGGTATTTAACAAGGGAAATTGTCTGCAGGTGCGCTCAGATCATGGAGATGTATAGAGATCTCTAGTGCACAAAAGCCTGTAtaacatgggcagcgccattTGAGGACTGAAATGTAGCGATCACTACACACCTCTATGGCTCCTGCAATTTTAGAGACAGTTAACAAAAAAAGTGCCATTAAAGGAACAGTTAGCGAAAAAGTGTGAGAAAAAACAAGAGCCTTTTCTACAGTTCTAGACcacgcgttcttttctaagagtgtgggcATTTGTGCCTTATACAGGTGGCTGAAGTttgaggaggatgtggaggatggaGGGGAGCGCTGGAGTAAGCCCTACGTGGCCACGCTGTCCCTGCACAGCCTGTTCGAGCTGCGCAGCTGCATCCTCAATGGCGTTGTGCTGCTCGACATGAGGGCCAACTCCGTGGAGGAGGTAGCAGGTACTGTAGAGCACAGAGTGGCATCTGGAATTACCCTGTACACCTTTgtcgtattcattagtgcatACCGTAGCAAAAGGATTTGCGTGAAACAAAAAtctgcatttcttattggacagttGCAGCTAGGTCCTTCACCGTTTTGGCTCGTTTGCTTCTGTTCTGTTCCTAGTGAATACGACCTTGTTCTATGATCTTCATTGTACAATTGTAAACATTGTAATCGGAATGTAATGGACGGTTTCCTAGGTGCTGTTGAACTGTTGACTGTGTGGTCCTGTTTGTCAGACATGGTGTTGGACCAGCAGGAGACCACAGGTCCACTGGGGGACGAGGTGAGGAGGAAGGTGAGAGAGGCCCTCCTCAAAACGCACCATCACCAGAACCAGAAGAAGTTGGCCAATCGCATCCCCATTGTCCGCTCCTTCGCTGACATTGGCAAGAAGCAGTCCGAGCCCCACTCCATGGACAAGAATGGTCAGTAACAGGCATCCCTCTGCTTAGAGTTGCAGAATTCCTCTAAccttcccaaaattcccaggttttctagAAATCTTAGTTGGAAGATTCCTGGCATCAGGAGGGAATACGCAGGGAATCCgtgaatcctccaaccaggatttctggaaaacctggggtTTCTGGGAATGTTACCCGGAATTCAGCAACCCTACTACTGCTACAATAATGGTTCAAGATGACTGCACGTTTTTCAGTTCTCCTCACTTTGTACTGCTGGTCATAGAAACATTGAAACTGGAAGTAATCTTGTTGTAAGTAGTGCTCTCAGTCATCCCATGTGAATGCTTTTCTCATTCTACATTACATTGTCCATGTATGACCTTTTCAGTGTCTCAGTGTGACTCTCTTCTCTTGTTtccttgtgtgcgtgtgtgtgcgtgtgtgtgtgtttgtttgtgtgtatacgtgggtggatgtatgtgtgtgtgtctggcaggCGGTCCATCACTCTATTCTACCTTTAAGTCCTCCTTCTGGGGCTCATTTATGGCAGCGGGGTCTAGGAGTGACAGGCAGGTCACACCCTGCACCCCATGGCCACTCTGTTGTCCCCAGTgtgtctcctcctccatctcctctccactcccgACCTCATCCACCACCCGCCCCCCTCCAGCCACTCCACAACCAGGCCCCAGACCACAGAAACAGGGTCCCAGAACCCAGACTGATATCCAGCCCATGGACAAAGAGGATGACCCGGACCCAGGCAACTCTTAAACCTTGACAGAACCTTTCTCTACTGCTAGCACTTCCTAAAACATAACTTGTAAAGGTGGTAATCTCAAAGTTGTTTCCGTCAGTAATAGTTAGAGGTTGTGTTTTGTACTTCAGATACTTTGATGAAGTCAGTAATGGTCCATCAGGTGAGAAAGTGTATAGTATATAGACAATAACTCATATCATATGAGCCGTACATTGTATTTTATTGGGCACAATGACAAATCGTAGGAAGTGGCTAGATATAGCTATCAACGGGGATAAAGTTGAAGGAGCTGCTTGAAAGAGTTACTAAACTTATCATTGACATTAATGTCGGCTGTATATTAATCTCTTTTAAAGTATGACGATATGGTGTAGGCCTAACAAGTGTAGAAGATGTTAACAGGACAATATTCAGAAGAGAAAAAGCCCTGAGCAGCGGTGTTTACTGATaatagggttgtgggttcgtttcccacgggggacccgtaactcgctctggataagaacgtctgctaaatgactaaaatgtcaatgtaaaataaGGACCCTTTACGTCCTCTTGCGAATGATACCTCATTGAGAATGTCCATCACCTTTTACAGGAATTATGTTTCAGAAGCAAGTTTGCCAGTATTCCACATGCCAATTTTGAAACATGAAGAACACCCAAAACCCTTTAAGCTAATCATTCTTTGCGGTAATTTTAATTCAGAGTGGTTTGTCACAGGCACATTCATTCTAGTGCAGTTATGCAAAGGCTCAATGAAAGAGCGGCAACAGTGTGTGCGTGGCTAACAAAAAAGACCAGTGCCCATGTTAGTGACGGCACCCTCCTGCTCATTGCAAGTACTATCATTTACATCTAAAGGGTTTGTCGCTGTGGTGTTTCTTCATGGGCAGCAGCAGCTGACTCTGTAAATTGCTTTTAGACTTAGCCCTCTCATTGACTTCATGTAGAAATATGAGTCGAAATGAATCTTTGCAAGGCATGCTTTTATTTCTGATTCTCTTGATTCCTAATGCAACCGTTAGTCACTGGTAGTCTCCACTGGCGTGTGAACGGATCAAACACTGAAATTAGTATTTATCTGTGCCCTCTCACAAATGAAAATTAATCCTTTGGATTTAAATCCTTCTTGCTCTACTCTGGCAGCTGTGGGCTAATTTCGTGTTTGCGTCGGTCAGTCTCCTTGACACAATGATAATGCCTAAATCCTAATGGACAAGCTTCATCCACCCATCCTCACCAAGGCCATCCATGACTTCCATCCTTCACCATGCAGCCACTCTTAGGCTTTATCTTCTGTCCTCTCTTGGGATCTGCACTAAATAAGGGTACTTTGCCAATGTCTGATAAATCCCAGATTACTTCAACCTTAGAGTGCAAATCTATAGATTACCAAAGCATTTTTGGTCATTTTGGTAGGccaagagctctctctctctctgtgatttatTACCATTGGTGCCTGCACTGCCATGAAACCTTGGTGTTGGTCTGATATAGAGGTTTTAGTAGTTGACTTATTGGACTCTGTCATCTCTGTTTGATCCAGGTCAGGCGATTTCTCCCCAGACCTCTCTGCCCGTCCCCAATGATGGCAAAGCTGAAGTGAGCAGAGAGAACAGCGCTGTGGACTTCAGTAAGGTATAGTAAGACATTTCTTACTATTGATTTAAAGGCAAAAccaatcctagatcagcactcccaaGTCTTAGACGATTTATGAATACGGCCTTGAACGTACTAGTATACTACAGTACGACATACTCAACATACCAGTTCTGGCAGTTCAAGTGTGTATGAACACAGTAATCTGTTCCATTTTCAttgattgtttgtatgtattgCTTGAAAAAATGGTTTCAACCATAAACTATTATTATAACACGATACAAATATAGCAAGCCAGTCATCTCACTCACACTGCCATTAGCACTGTAGATTATAGTAGGAGAACAAAAGTCTCTCTTACCTCTGAATCCTACAAGGGTAACCTTTTGTTCAGAGCCTTTGGTTCTTGTTCTGATACTTTATTTGAGCTGTCTAATGTGGTTGAACTCGCCCCAAAAGCATTTCAGAAAAGACAGCGTGATCAAAATCGAACCATAAGTAGAATACCACCGGGGTATTTTTAGACGAAGCTTAATGGAGAGTAACGTTTGCCCCGGATGTTCTGGATGTTTGAAATGCCTATTTAACACACTTAGGCATATATTTGAACTGTACACTATAATGATAACACCACAATTAAACCTCAGTAACTGCCGCATGTCATTATCCATACTCTTCAGTCAGGAGGCAGAAGCCCATATTCCGTATGTATTGGCCCATGATACTATTAAAATTACATTTGCTAAGTGCATCAATCTGTTACACATTGCATGGGAATGAGTTTTGCTGAGGACCATCATCACATGATATTCTTGTTATGTTAGCAGTGAGCATGGTGTTTATAACTGGGACTCTGATGCCCCTACTGCTTCCACTTAATGTTACAGCACTTCCATTTGACGCAGTGCAGCTccaaagcagacagacagacaggatcgcAGCAGAATAGTGATAGGAGGATCAGTtggcaggcagtcaggcaggctCAGATCTGGATGGACGTGTCACTGCGGGGGCAGACAGGGTATCGAAGAGATGATAACCTCTGGAAATGTTATGTAACTGATACCACTTTAGGCTGATGATGGCAATCTgctgtaatatttcatcatagcACATGGTTAAATGTATGTTATGATGGTAATGTTATTAAATATATGAAATAGGGTCCAGTTGGCCAATCTATTATCTATCTTAAGCCATTAACAGGATATTAATTACAAAAACACATAAGGTTTCAAAATTCTGGTAACTATCCCAAAATTCTCAGGTTTTCCAGTACCGGTAATCCTGGTTGGACAATTCCCCGAATCGGGAGGGAATAAGCAGGCAAATGGAAATCCAGGGAATTTGgtgaaagttaccagaattttgcaaccctagtcacaGCAGGGATCAACAGTAGGGATTAAGTAATATTTGTTTTGCGAATGTATTTCATATTTCTGCATTTCTTTTCCTACGCTCTTGTTTTGGATTGAGGAGTTGCGATATTCATACAGTAAAATGCACCATTCAGACTTCAGTCTAAAAACGCTCAACTAATGACTATCCTGCGTCCATGTAGATAGACCTCCATTTCATGAAGAAGATTCCGGCGGGAGCGGAAGCGTCCAACGTGTTGGTGGGTGAGGCAGAGTTCCTTGACAAACCTGTGGTGGCGTTTGTACGTCTCTCACCTGCGGTCATGCTCAACGGGCTGGCTGAGGTCCCCATCGTTACCAGGTTAGAAATACTGTGGCAAAATGGCAGTAACTTTATCAAaaatcccaggttttccagaaatcagGGTTAGAAGAGTCCCTGGAATCAGGAATAAGTAGGAAATCCGAGGTATCCTCCAACCTAGATTTCTGGAAACCTGGGATTTTTGAGAAAGTTACTGCAATTTCGCAACCCTACTTCCAATTAGTCTGTCATTATGGTGTCCTATCTATGACTAACGTTATGGCCTTCTTAATCCCTTTTGGGCTGACCCCAACTGTCTCTTCACCGCTCTGTCTGACTCTTATTGTGGCCCTCATTTTATCTTCCTCCGTTAGGTTCTTGTTCATTCTGCTGGGGCCTGTTGGGAAAGGGCCACAGTACCATGAGATTGGCCGATCCATTGCAACTCTCATGACAGACGAGGTAAGACAGCCTCTCCAATGGTGAACATAGTTGTTGGGCATGACTGAACGAACCAGTCAATTAGTGACTGAATTTCCATTCTTCTTCATTCCAAGGTTTTCCATGATGTCGCCTACAAAGCGAAGGACCGAAATGATCTGATTGCTGGAATCGATGAGTTCCTTGACCAAGTGACTGTCCTGCCACCGGGGGAGTGGGATCCCTCTATAAGAATAGAGCCGCCAAAAAACGTACCGTCTCAAGTGAGTTTAGCCCCTTCATTAAAAACAAGTCTTTCATCAGTGGACATACAAATCACAGCAATGTCTTTCATTTGAAAAGGGAGAGCAATAACAGATGTGGTGTTTGAAaaacaggagaagaggaggagtgcAGCACAGTGCGGCACAGACCCAGGGGATGAAGAGGATGAGGACGAGGGACATGGGGGTCCGGAGCTGCAGAGGACAGGACGGTAGGTGGGttggtgcgggggggggggggggggggggggtgttaccaGGGACTTAGAGAGTGTGTGCTATGGGAGCCTGGATGTGTATGTTGTTGTGGTTCTGTATTATGTGGTTGTGTATTAAGAAAGAAAgacggataaaaaaaaaataacaggtTTCTCTCCTGCTTTTTGAAACATCTATCTACGGAACATTGGACAGAGGCCAGGTTTGCCATTGCCACTGAACTCCCTCCCAGGTGACTGTGTGCAGTTCATGCAAAGGTTTCCATAGCAACCTACTGCAGTGAGCTCCCAATTGCCTTGGCTATATTCTGCAACAGGGACATTAGCTCATGCTAAGTCATCCTCACGACTGTGTCTATTTTATGCACTTTAAGTTGTGTGAGGAGAGTAACACATTAAGTCCTGGTGTAGAGAGGGAAAATAAAGCAAAGGAAGGCTACAGCTGCAAGCTGAATGCATACCTCACCACCAGCCAGCAGGTTACCCATGTGGTTGTAGTTTGATTCAATCATTCGGGAAAAAAATGCAATACATAACCGTATTAATGCAATCCACTATCTTCTCCATGGCGTTATAATATTTCCAGATTCTGTGGTGGTCTCCTGTTGGACATCAAACGCAAGGCGCCGCACTACCTGTCTGACTACACAGACGCTGTCAGCCTGCAGTGCTTGgcctccttcctcttcctgtaCTGTGCATGCATGTCGCCTGTCATCACGTTCGGGGGCCTACTAGGAGAGGCAACAGAAGGACGTATAGTAAGACATCATGgtttcatcccaaatggctccctatcccctacatagtgcactacttttgggccgtggtcaaaagtagtgcactgtattgggaatagggagccatttgtaTGCAGCCCATCCCTTTCGAATACACAGTGCTAGAATGAAAAAACGATTTGAGATTGATTGAAGTTCAGCTTTTCTTACTAATAGATTTTCTCTGCATTTGTTTCCCGCAGAGTGCAATCGAATCGCTTTTTGGCGCCTCAATGACGGGAATAGCCTATTCCCTGTTTGCTGGCCAGCCACTCACCATTTTGGGCAGCACAGGGCCTGTACTGGTGTTTGAGAAGATATTGTACAAATTCTGCAAGTAAGTTTGAGTAAAACACTCTAGTTGTAATTCTATTACACCCATGTGATGAATCATCTATAGCCCACTGCTCTCAGGGCATTTCTGTATCTATACCCACACCTCAGATAATCTGTGAATTGATTGTATTATGATCTTCTGTCCTTATAACGATAGCAATATAGGATGACCGTGTGCAATATACACTacaaaaaaaaaggtgctatctataaccttaaatggttcttcggctgtccccataggagaaccctatgAAGAAACCTTATTgtttccaggtaaaacccttttgtgttccattccatctacctgaaaccaaaaagggttcccctatgggaacagccggaaaaacccttttggaaccttttttttctaagcgtGTGCTGCCAAAATACATGGATAATTTAATGTTCTAAACTGCTTTAAAGAGTATCAAAATAACATAATGACGACCTCAGATGCACTATATTCTGCAGATAGCtagatatacaggtaactgccaaaataaaggaaacaccaacataaagtgtcttaataaggCATTGGGCCACGacccaccagaacagcttcaatgcaccttggcatagattctaagagtgtctggaactctactggAGAGATGCGACATCATTCTTctatgagaaattccataatttggtgttttgttggtggtggtggaaaacgctgtctcaggcaccgtTCCAGAATCTGCCATAAGTGTTTAATTGGGTTGAAATCTGGTGTCTgagttttcatgctcatcaagccattcagtgaccactcgtgccctgtggatgggggcattgccaTGGTAGACAGAATAATGGCCTGCCAGCagttttatacatgaccctaagcatgatgggatgttaattgcttaattaactcaggatggaagcacctgctttcaatatactttgtgtccctcatttactcaagtgtttccattattctGCCAGATATCTGTAGATAGTGCATAACATATCCCACAGATGTTGTCatatatggggtggcaggtagtgtagtggttagagcgttgggccagtaactgaaaggttgctagatcaaatccctgagctgatgaggtaaaaaatctgttgttctgcccttgaacaaggcagttaacccactgttcataggctgtcattgtaaataagagtttgttcctaactgacttgcctagttaaatgaaaagTACAAGGTATTAGATTGCAGTGATGTTTTAACTCTCTCCTCAGGGAGTATGGATTATCCTACCTCTCTCTGAGAACCTGTATAGGGCTGTGGACAGCGTTCCTCTGCCTGGTCCTAGTGGCCACAGACGCTAGCTCCCTGGTCTGTTACATCACACGCTTCACAGAGGAGGCCTTCGCCTCGCTCATCTGCATCATCTTCATCTACGAGGCCTTGGAGAAGCTCATCCACCTGGGGGAACACTACCCCATCAACATGAACAACAACCTGGACAAACTCACACAGTACTCGTACGTTTGCACTCACTCCATTGAAAGTGCCTTTTTAATCCAGAACTAGGcataatctgtgtccaggaaaatATTCCTTAGAGTTCTGAATGAAAGTAATATCTTAATTTGAGATGATTGTGAAGGAGGGATTTGACGGTGAAGTGTTCCATTGTTTCTATAAGGTGTTCATGTATTGAACCTCCGGATCCAAGCAATGCCACCATACAGTACTGGGAGCAGAACAACATCACTGCTTCTGAGGTCTACTGGGAGGCACTCGAGGTTAAGGTACTGTATAAGAATGTTTAGTGAAATCTGTGGAATCTATGGAAAGGATCAAGCAAAATTCAGAGAAGGAGTTCATCTGGGTCAGGTCTCGTGTTCCGAGAAAAAACCCTAGCCTCCTAGTACAATTTGTGGTTTAATAAACTGAATTAGAGAGCAAAAACAGGTGTTCCTCACAAAGTGGCATACTCTCCCAGATGGAGTTGGTCCTGTGAAGAAGATTAAGGACATGTGGTGGGCTGGATTATTCTGGATTACCCCATGCCAAATCACcataaaagcacattttttgtattAATGTTGCTTTCTGTGGACAAGGGATGCTCTTAATCCAAGGCCCTCTTAACCAAAGGATTTTGTAATTGACTGCATTGTCATGCACTATTAATTCCACTTGTAGTAGGGCAGACCAATCACCCTCCTCTACCTGTTGTTGCAGGACTGcatggagaaaagaggagagttTGTGGGCAGTGCCTGTGGCCCTCACGGACCCTATATTCCAGATGTTCTCTTCTGGTCCGTGGTTCTCTTCTTCTCCACTGTCTTCATGTCAGCTTTCCTAAAGGAGTTTAAGTTCAGCCGTTACTTCCCCACCAAGGTGAGGCAGCAGACCCAGATCCCACTGTAATCCCACTGGTTTGTATCTATTATGCGTTTGTAGACTGCAGACAAGGTTTCTGTACTTCTGCTGAGGTTTATGGTGCAGTAGAGCACTCTAGTGGTCATATGTGAGTACTGTGTGATTATGTAGGTTCAAAGCAAGTTAGTAATAAAATAAGGTTTTTAATGAAGAAAAGTGTCACGCATCCCCCACTTTCTTTGGATTCTATTATGATTTAAGGCAGCACCACTTATCCCGTTGTTTGGCCACGGaagccccccccttttttttccgGAGAATTGAATCCACAACCGTGGTGCTCAGTGTTTGAATGATATGGATAGTCCCTGTACTAAGATCAGACGGTTGACATGCACCCCTCTCTTGCACAGTTGAGAGCTGTCATCAGTGACTTTGCTGTGTTCATCACCATCTTTACCATGGTACTGGTGGACTATGCCTTAGGGGTCCCCTCTCCAAAACTAAAAGTCCCCAGTGTGTTTAAGGTGAGCTATATAACAAAGTATTACAAGAGGATTATACATTTTTACTCAAAATACTGTACACCATGGACATGTGCCATGCTATGTAGATGCAATATTTCACAATAATCCGAATCCTTGCAGCCGACTAGAGATGACCGTGGTTGGTTGATCAGCCCGTTAGGCGGCAACCCTTGGTGGACCACCATCGTAACAGTGATCCCTGCTCTGCTATGCACTATCCTCATCTTCATGGACCAACAGATCACCGCTGTCATCATCAACAGGAAGGAGCACAAACTGAAGGTATTGTAGGATACTGTAGtggctcagctcagctcagacGGGAGGCTTTGTTCACCATAACCTGAATGTCCACTTTTTAGTTGGCTTTGATTTGGTGCATGTGTAGTTGATTGTCAAATAGCGTCCAGTACTGGTTGATATGTACTGAAAAAGTCCCTTTCAGAAATCTCTTTCTACTTGGGGAATTAGTTAACATTTTGACAATATTTTCCTGAACTATTATGAAATGTTGCCGACGCGGAATATCGAGTAGTGCATTCTcagttgtactgtactgtgtttccCTCCCTTACAGAAAGGCTGTGGGTACCATTTGGACTTGTTTGTGGTGGGTGTCATGCTGGGGGTGTGCTCCATCATGGGGCTGCCCTGGTTCGTGGCTGCCAccgttctctccatctcccacgtCAACAGTCTGAAGCTGGAGTCCGAGTGCTCGGCCCCCGGGGAACAACCCAAGTTCCTGGGCATCCGCGAGCAGCGCTTCACTGGCCTCATGATCTTCCTACTCATGGGCTGCTCGGTGTTCATGACATCTGTGCTCAAGGTCAGATAGCTTCTCTGAGGAATATTGTGTTGGCTCTAGCTTCTGAACTGTCCAAAATCTGTTCCTATCGCAGTGTGATAAAAGTGTCTCTCATGCACATGTTGTATTTATTTTGCACCCTGTGTAGTAGTCTGCAGTGTCTCAAAGTGGACCGATATTTTACACTACGTTTTGTATAGTTGAATCTCACTTTTCAACCATTTCTTGGCTGATGCTTGTATGACTGAATCGTAATATAATTTCTCTTGTCCCTTTAGTACATTCCCATGCCTGTGTTGTATGGAGTATTCCTGTACATGGGAGCATCTTCGCTCAGAGGAATACAGGTAGGAGATCACTAAACACACTCAGATGTAGTTTCTGTACAGTACATAACATTCATAGTCAACATTGACTTGTAAGGTGCAGGGCCGTGGTCGAGTGGGTAACAAGCCAGGCACAAgcgacatacactgagtatacaaaacattaaggacacttgctctttccatgacatagactgaccaggtgaatccaggtgaaagctatgatcccttattgatgatcCCAATGCCGCttggtttttcactctcaacagtttccagtgtgtatgaagaatggtccaccaccgaaaggacatccaaatcaaatcaaatgttatttgtcacatgtgccgaatacaacaggtgtagaccttacagtgaaatgcttacttacaagccctta includes these proteins:
- the slc4a10b gene encoding sodium-driven chloride bicarbonate exchanger isoform X5; translated protein: MHSAGGLDPNSRFYSLKRNDEEAVVDRGGTRSMLKTNFEKEELEGHRTLYIGVHVPLGRKSHRRHRHHGHRHRKRSRERDSGVEDGRESPTYNTPSQRVQFLLGTEDDDEEHIPHDLFTELDEICLKDGEEAEWRETARWLKFEEDVEDGGERWSKPYVATLSLHSLFELRSCILNGVVLLDMRANSVEEVADMVLDQQETTGPLGDEVRRKVREALLKTHHHQNQKKLANRIPIVRSFADIGKKQSEPHSMDKNGQAISPQTSLPVPNDGKAEVSRENSAVDFSKIDLHFMKKIPAGAEASNVLVGEAEFLDKPVVAFVRLSPAVMLNGLAEVPIVTRFLFILLGPVGKGPQYHEIGRSIATLMTDEVFHDVAYKAKDRNDLIAGIDEFLDQVTVLPPGEWDPSIRIEPPKNVPSQEKRRSAAQCGTDPGDEEDEDEGHGGPELQRTGRFCGGLLLDIKRKAPHYLSDYTDAVSLQCLASFLFLYCACMSPVITFGGLLGEATEGRISAIESLFGASMTGIAYSLFAGQPLTILGSTGPVLVFEKILYKFCKEYGLSYLSLRTCIGLWTAFLCLVLVATDASSLVCYITRFTEEAFASLICIIFIYEALEKLIHLGEHYPINMNNNLDKLTQYSCSCIEPPDPSNATIQYWEQNNITASEVYWEALEVKDCMEKRGEFVGSACGPHGPYIPDVLFWSVVLFFSTVFMSAFLKEFKFSRYFPTKLRAVISDFAVFITIFTMVLVDYALGVPSPKLKVPSVFKPTRDDRGWLISPLGGNPWWTTIVTVIPALLCTILIFMDQQITAVIINRKEHKLKKGCGYHLDLFVVGVMLGVCSIMGLPWFVAATVLSISHVNSLKLESECSAPGEQPKFLGIREQRFTGLMIFLLMGCSVFMTSVLKYIPMPVLYGVFLYMGASSLRGIQLFDRLKLFGMPAKHQPDFIYLRHVPLRKVHLFTIIQLSCLVMLWVIKTSNYAIVFPMMVLALVFIRKLMDCFFTKREMSWLDDLMPESKKKKLEDAEEEEEEQSILGEEDGVVQVPLEGYQKSESALNITDEMSKGSFGNTWNVNSDNSKKELDSKSSLISS
- the slc4a10b gene encoding sodium-driven chloride bicarbonate exchanger isoform X4, which codes for MDIKDQGAQMEPLLPTVSTPGRRSVRNDEEAVVDRGGTRSMLKTNFEKEELEGHRTLYIGVHVPLGRKSHRRHRHHGHRHRKRSRERDSGVEDGRESPTYNTPSQRVQFLLGTEDDDEEHIPHDLFTELDEICLKDGEEAEWRETARWLKFEEDVEDGGERWSKPYVATLSLHSLFELRSCILNGVVLLDMRANSVEEVADMVLDQQETTGPLGDEVRRKVREALLKTHHHQNQKKLANRIPIVRSFADIGKKQSEPHSMDKNGQAISPQTSLPVPNDGKAEVSRENSAVDFSKIDLHFMKKIPAGAEASNVLVGEAEFLDKPVVAFVRLSPAVMLNGLAEVPIVTRFLFILLGPVGKGPQYHEIGRSIATLMTDEVFHDVAYKAKDRNDLIAGIDEFLDQVTVLPPGEWDPSIRIEPPKNVPSQEKRRSAAQCGTDPGDEEDEDEGHGGPELQRTGRFCGGLLLDIKRKAPHYLSDYTDAVSLQCLASFLFLYCACMSPVITFGGLLGEATEGRISAIESLFGASMTGIAYSLFAGQPLTILGSTGPVLVFEKILYKFCKEYGLSYLSLRTCIGLWTAFLCLVLVATDASSLVCYITRFTEEAFASLICIIFIYEALEKLIHLGEHYPINMNNNLDKLTQYSCSCIEPPDPSNATIQYWEQNNITASEVYWEALEVKDCMEKRGEFVGSACGPHGPYIPDVLFWSVVLFFSTVFMSAFLKEFKFSRYFPTKLRAVISDFAVFITIFTMVLVDYALGVPSPKLKVPSVFKPTRDDRGWLISPLGGNPWWTTIVTVIPALLCTILIFMDQQITAVIINRKEHKLKKGCGYHLDLFVVGVMLGVCSIMGLPWFVAATVLSISHVNSLKLESECSAPGEQPKFLGIREQRFTGLMIFLLMGCSVFMTSVLKYIPMPVLYGVFLYMGASSLRGIQLFDRLKLFGMPAKHQPDFIYLRHVPLRKVHLFTIIQLSCLVMLWVIKTSNYAIVFPMMVLALVFIRKLMDCFFTKREMSWLDDLMPESKKKKLEDAEEEEEEQSILGEEDGVVQVPLEGYQKSESALNITDEMSKGSFGNTWNVNSDNSKKELDSKSSLISS